In Notolabrus celidotus isolate fNotCel1 chromosome 10, fNotCel1.pri, whole genome shotgun sequence, one DNA window encodes the following:
- the sp5a gene encoding transcription factor Sp5a encodes MAAVAVLRNETLQAFLQDRTPNSSPENSKHSPLALLAATCNRIGHHHGSNHTEFLQVPYDPTLGSPSRLFHPWTNEGNPQSSLAGNTTFGLSSKPQLSAHIQSSFSSHHELPLTPPADPSYPYDFSPVKMLPCSMQSLQSTCPPTYVPAVSYAAPTPIPPAMPSFVTGPSGLVHHQQQRQLSPNPGEDIPWWSLQQGNHVSHSSALGPHRFQLQRGLVLGHTDFAQYQTQIAALLHTKSPLATARRCRRCRCPNCQSSTSSDEPGKKKQHICHIPGCGKVYGKTSHLKAHLRWHSGERPFVCNWLFCGKSFTRSDELQRHLRTHTGEKRFVCPDCCKRFMRSDHLAKHVKTHQNKKSKCHDKTLDHVKREDTRNML; translated from the exons ATGGCAGCAGTGGCTGTACTGCGGAATGAAACACTCCAGGCTTTTCTCCAG GATCGCACTCCAAACTCTTCTCCAGAGAACTCTAAGCACTCTCCGCTGGCTCTCCTGGCTGCCACTTGTAACCGGATCGGGCATCACCACGGATCCAACCACACGGAGTTCCTCCAGGTCCCTTACGACCCCACTCTGGGCTCTCCTTCGCGCTTATTTCACCCGTGGACTAACGAGGGGAACCCACAGAGCAGCCTGGCAGGCAACACTACTTTCGGACTATCCTCTAAGCCCCAGCTGTCTGCGCACATCCAGAGCTCCTTCAGCTCGCATCACGAACTGCCCCTCACCCCTCCGGCGGACCCCTCGTACCCCTATGACTTCTCCCCCGTGAAGATGTTACCTTGCTCCATGCAGTCTCTGCAGTCCACCTGCCCTCCCACCTACGTCCCCGCTGTGAGTTACGCAGCACCAACTCCCATCCCGCCCGCGATGCCAAGTTTTGTCACGGGACCGTCCGGCCTCGTGCACcaccagcagcagagacagttGTCCCCGAATCCTGGAGAGGATATCCCGTGGTGGAGCCTCCAGCAGGGGAACCATGTCAGCCACTCTTCCGCCCTGGGTCCCCATCGCTTCCAGCTGCAGAGGGGCTTGGTTCTTGGACATACGGACTTTGCGCAATACCAAACGCAAATCGCAGCTCTACTGCACACAAAGTCCCCTCTCGCGACTGCGCGGCGGTGCAGGAGGTGCAGGTGTCCGAACTGCCAGTCCTCCACGTCCAGCGACGAGCCTGGAAAGAAGAAGCAACACATTTGTCACATACCGGGCTGCGGGAAAGTTTATGGGAAAACTTCACACCTCAAAGCCCACCTGAGGTGGCACTCTGGGGAGCGGCCGTTTGTGTGCAACTGGCTCTTTTGTGGCAAAAGTTTCACCAGGTCGGacgagctgcagagacacctGAGGACTCACACGGGGGAGAAGCGCTTTGTGTGCCCGGACTGCTGCAAGAGGTTCATGAGGAGTGACCACTTGGCAAAACATGTGAAAACTCACCAGAACAAAAAAAGCAAGTGCCACGACAAGACACTCGACCACGTGAAAAGGGAGGACACGAGGAATATGTTGTAA